One window of Acidobacteriota bacterium genomic DNA carries:
- a CDS encoding AMIN domain-containing protein: MGVRYCLAMEMRMSTISPKTATTLILLLAAVGLMLPVSRELASENSANLPEVRGISIHDAPGGTVTIDISLTRSVPYQTMQLSGPDRLVVDLKGAHKADLKAEYSSRSHLLERVRTGQWKSNPAVFRVVADLKGNPAFSVIPYESGIRVELKPRVGEAGQQHNVKGVEAKPSSHHGAPLRQSAQDDPPPDTFFQVHRFKDLSASLTAPVLPPHDRLVPVAEPDLTPPRHKGHETLALVSGISIQPDNKGETTIDIASSRSVPYRVFQLANPFRLVIDLRDARNTSSQEIYQVNSPVLKRVRVGQWGQGNPSMVRVVADLEGYPVFDVYAQRPGIRIELKPRPAAPRVIRNLFRFETRTQSAKMKRLATPPNQTLAAVIDPPAAVPGNDFSNLALIGFIDKKDAGTQAVISHHSNVFLVSKGDIFENIFTVLVVSANAVEVQDTKTLETKWIPYSPK, encoded by the coding sequence ATGGGTGTGAGGTATTGTCTGGCGATGGAGATGCGCATGTCCACAATCTCGCCAAAAACAGCAACTACGCTGATATTGCTGCTCGCGGCAGTGGGGCTGATGCTGCCGGTTAGCCGGGAGCTGGCGTCAGAGAACTCTGCGAATCTGCCGGAGGTCCGTGGAATATCCATCCATGACGCGCCGGGCGGCACCGTCACCATCGACATCTCCCTTACTCGGAGCGTGCCTTACCAGACAATGCAACTGTCCGGCCCTGACCGCCTGGTAGTGGACCTCAAGGGCGCTCATAAGGCGGACTTGAAGGCCGAATATTCATCCCGTTCCCATCTCCTCGAGCGGGTACGCACAGGCCAGTGGAAAAGCAATCCGGCAGTTTTTCGAGTTGTTGCTGACCTGAAAGGCAACCCTGCTTTCAGCGTCATACCGTACGAATCTGGAATCCGTGTCGAACTCAAACCTCGAGTTGGAGAGGCGGGACAACAGCACAATGTAAAAGGGGTGGAGGCAAAACCTTCCAGTCATCACGGCGCGCCTCTTCGGCAATCGGCTCAGGACGATCCCCCACCCGACACATTCTTTCAAGTGCATCGGTTTAAAGACCTCTCAGCCAGCCTCACAGCCCCTGTTTTGCCACCACACGACCGGCTTGTTCCTGTCGCCGAGCCAGACCTGACGCCCCCCAGACACAAGGGGCATGAAACTCTCGCGTTGGTGTCTGGTATTTCTATCCAGCCGGACAACAAGGGCGAGACCACGATTGACATTGCAAGCTCACGTTCGGTTCCTTATCGCGTGTTTCAGCTCGCAAATCCATTCCGTCTGGTCATCGACCTGCGAGATGCGCGCAATACAAGCAGCCAGGAAATTTATCAGGTGAACTCGCCGGTCCTGAAAAGGGTTCGGGTGGGGCAGTGGGGTCAGGGTAATCCTTCAATGGTTCGGGTGGTGGCTGATCTTGAAGGCTACCCGGTGTTTGACGTTTACGCGCAACGACCAGGAATCCGAATTGAGCTCAAGCCCCGCCCTGCTGCGCCACGCGTGATACGAAATCTGTTCAGGTTCGAAACAAGGACCCAAAGCGCGAAAATGAAGCGCCTGGCCACACCGCCAAACCAGACGTTGGCAGCAGTCATCGATCCGCCGGCGGCCGTGCCGGGAAACGACTTCTCAAACCTCGCGCTCATCGGCTTTATTGATAAAAAGGATGCCGGGACCCAGGCAGTCATCTCCCACCATTCCAACGTCTTTCTTGTTTCAAAAGGGGACATTTTCGAGAATATTTTCACCGTGCTTGTGGTCTCCGCAAACGCGGTGGAAGTCCAGGATACAAAGACCCTTGAAACAAAGTGGATCCCGTATTCACCGAAATAA